In Burkholderia lata, the DNA window CGTCAGCACCGCCGAGCTCTGGTTCGGGAACAGGTCGAGGCCGCCGGCCGCGTTGACGCGCGCGCGCAGGAATTCGTTGCGCCGGTCGCCCTTGTTTTGCGAAAAGTCGGCACGCAGCGACAGTGCGCGCGGCGCGACGTCGCGCACGCCGGACAGGCGCAGCAGGAACGGCCGCACGAACAGCAGGAACGTGACGAAGCTCGACACCGGGTTGCCGGGCAGCCCGATGAAGTGCGCATCGGCGCGATCGTCGCCGCGGCGCACCGCGCCGTAAGCTAGCGGCTTGCCGGGCTTCATCGCGATCTGCCACAGCGCGAGCCGCCCTTCGGCCTCGACGGCCGGCTTCACGTGATCCTCGTCACCGACCGACACGCCGCCGCTCGTCAGGATCACGTCGTGATCGCGGGCAGCCGCGCGCAGCGTATCGCGCGTCGCGGCGAGCGAATCGGGCACGATCCCGTAGTCGGTCACGTGGCAGCCGAGCCGTTCCAGCAGCCCGCGCAGCGTGAAGCGGTTCGAGTTGTAGATTGCGCCGGGCTTCAGCGGCTCGCCGGGCATCGTCAGTTCGTCACCGGTGAAGAACACCGCGACACGAATCCGCCGCGCGACCGCCAATTGCGCGCAGCCGACCGACGCGGCCAGGCCGAGCGCCTGCGGCGTGAGCCGCGTGCCGGCCGGCAGGATCACCGAGCCCTGCCGGATATCCGCGCCCTGCGCGGTGATCCATTCACCGGCCTTCGGCGTGTGCAGGATCTCGACCGCATCGCCGTCGGCCGCCGTCTGCTCCTGCATCACGACGGCGTCGGCGCCGGGCGGCACCGTCGCGCCGGTGAAGATCCGTGCGGCCGTGCCAGCAGCGAGCGGCGCGGCCGGGTGACCGGCCGGAATGCGCTGCGACACCGGCAAACGCCGGTCGCCATGCAGCAGGTCGGCGACGCGCACCGCATAGCCGTCCATCGCGCTCGTGTGCATCGGCGGCACGTCGAGCGGCGAGCTCACGTCGGCCGCCAGCACGCGGCCGAGCGCGTCGAGCGTGGCGACGGTTTCGGCGCCGGGCAACGGCTTCGCGGCATCGAGCAGCGCGGCGAGTGCCTCGGCGGTCGACAGCATCGGCGCACGCGGCGCCGCGGGATTCGGGTTCGACATCGATGGAATCGGGGATCGTTGGATTCAATACGTCATTGTAGCGACGCCGTCGCGCGGGCGCGCGATATGGCCGACATGCGGAAACTGTGATTCGCGCGAATGCGCCGGTCTGACACTTGTTTCGTACGCGTGGTGACGACCGCTGCCTGGCAGCTGCCAAACGAAACGGCCGGAATCCCGATCCGTTCGACGAATCGGCATTCCGGCCGTTGTGCGCAGCCGGGCCCGTGGCCCGGCCGTGCGTCATGCGCCCGTATGGGCGGCGATGAAGTCCTTCACCTGCTGCGCATCGGCGTTCACGACCTCGAAACGCTGCGGCAGCGCCTCGAGCCCGTCGAATGCAGCCGGACGCTCGGCTTCGCGATCGAGTGCTTCGCGAATCGTCTCGCCGAACTTGATCGGCTGCGCCGTCTCGAGCACGACCATCGGCACACCCGCGTCGAGATGCTCGCGCGCGACCTTCACGCCGTCGGCCGTATGCGTATCGATCATCGTGTCGTAGCGCGAGAACACGTCACGGATCGTCGCGATGCGGTCCGTGTGGCTGCTGCTGCCCGACACGAAACCGAACTCGGCGACGCGCGAGAAATCGCCGCTCGCCGCGAGATCGAAGCCGCCCTTCTCCTCGACGTCGCGGAACAGCTGCATCACGCGTGCCGGATCGCGGCCGAGCAGGTCGAACACGAAGCGCTCGAAGTTCGACGCCTTCGAAATGTCCATGCTCGGGCTGCTCGTGTGATAGGTGTTCTCGGCGCTGCGCACGCGATACGCGCCCGTGCGGAAGAACTCGTCGAGCACGTCGTTCTCGTTGGTCGCGACCACCAGCTTTGCGATCGGCAGCCCCATCATCCGCGCGATGTGGCCTGCGCAGACGTTGCCGAAGTTGCCCGACGGCACCGTGAACGACACGCGTTCGTCGTTGGACTGCGTCGCTGCGAAGTAGCCCTTGAAGTAGTACACGACCTGCGC includes these proteins:
- the thrC gene encoding threonine synthase, whose product is MNYISTRGAGIGERHTFSDILLGGLAKDGGLYLPAEYPTVSADELARWRSLSYADLAFEILSKFCDDVPADDLRAITRRTYTADVYRNTRHGENASDITPLKTLGTENGAPISLLELSNGPTLAFKDMAMQLLGNLFEYTLAKHGQTLNILGATSGDTGSAAEYAMRGKAGVRVFMLSPHKKMSAFQTAQMFSLQDPNIFNLAVEGVFDDCQDIVKAVSNDHAFKAQQKIGTVNSINWARVVAQVVYYFKGYFAATQSNDERVSFTVPSGNFGNVCAGHIARMMGLPIAKLVVATNENDVLDEFFRTGAYRVRSAENTYHTSSPSMDISKASNFERFVFDLLGRDPARVMQLFRDVEEKGGFDLAASGDFSRVAEFGFVSGSSSHTDRIATIRDVFSRYDTMIDTHTADGVKVAREHLDAGVPMVVLETAQPIKFGETIREALDREAERPAAFDGLEALPQRFEVVNADAQQVKDFIAAHTGA
- the glp gene encoding molybdopterin molybdotransferase MoeA; amino-acid sequence: MSNPNPAAPRAPMLSTAEALAALLDAAKPLPGAETVATLDALGRVLAADVSSPLDVPPMHTSAMDGYAVRVADLLHGDRRLPVSQRIPAGHPAAPLAAGTAARIFTGATVPPGADAVVMQEQTAADGDAVEILHTPKAGEWITAQGADIRQGSVILPAGTRLTPQALGLAASVGCAQLAVARRIRVAVFFTGDELTMPGEPLKPGAIYNSNRFTLRGLLERLGCHVTDYGIVPDSLAATRDTLRAAARDHDVILTSGGVSVGDEDHVKPAVEAEGRLALWQIAMKPGKPLAYGAVRRGDDRADAHFIGLPGNPVSSFVTFLLFVRPFLLRLSGVRDVAPRALSLRADFSQNKGDRRNEFLRARVNAAGGLDLFPNQSSAVLTSTVWGDGLIDNPPQHAISAGETVRFIPFSELLS